In Promicromonospora sp. Populi, one genomic interval encodes:
- a CDS encoding DNA-binding protein, whose amino-acid sequence MRDKERVFQAAEALTAEGVPVTVTNVRERAGCSNAAATKYLREWRDTRAAENEARQALPDLPAAVTALADRNMESLWGAAVQVARSEHEAATAASDEALSAVVGEADALAARVDEADAELAQFRTLLETARAHARSAEEQRGKAEQGRADAAASAARLEGELAAAQQALGTLRDELAQERATSAAAERARSDADAARAQAEGAAVGLRESLTDVRGALEAARNDVAQAQRDRATAETARAAADVAVARLEGEVSASGSALESAREQAAEAERARVAAITTVARAEAAQAEAESARARAEGLAAELEKKWAEVPDPR is encoded by the coding sequence GTGCGGGACAAGGAACGGGTCTTCCAAGCGGCAGAGGCGCTGACGGCAGAGGGCGTCCCGGTGACGGTGACGAACGTGCGCGAGCGCGCCGGCTGCTCGAACGCCGCCGCGACGAAGTACCTGCGGGAGTGGCGCGACACGAGGGCCGCGGAGAACGAGGCCCGGCAAGCCCTCCCCGACCTGCCGGCCGCGGTTACCGCGCTGGCCGACAGGAACATGGAGTCGCTGTGGGGTGCGGCGGTCCAGGTGGCCCGGTCCGAGCACGAGGCGGCCACCGCGGCGTCGGACGAGGCGCTGAGCGCCGTTGTCGGCGAGGCGGACGCCCTGGCCGCCCGCGTGGACGAGGCTGACGCCGAGCTCGCCCAGTTCCGCACCCTGCTGGAGACGGCACGTGCGCACGCTCGTTCCGCGGAGGAGCAGCGTGGCAAGGCCGAGCAGGGTCGGGCTGACGCCGCGGCGTCGGCGGCCCGCCTGGAGGGTGAGCTGGCTGCCGCCCAGCAGGCGCTCGGCACGCTTCGGGACGAGCTCGCGCAGGAGCGTGCCACATCGGCGGCCGCTGAGCGTGCCCGGTCCGACGCCGACGCGGCCCGTGCTCAGGCGGAGGGTGCCGCCGTGGGGCTGCGGGAGTCCTTGACCGACGTGCGCGGCGCGCTCGAGGCGGCCCGGAACGACGTCGCCCAGGCGCAGCGCGACCGTGCCACGGCAGAGACCGCGCGGGCGGCCGCCGACGTGGCGGTGGCACGGCTGGAGGGCGAGGTCTCCGCGTCCGGTAGCGCCCTGGAGTCGGCCCGGGAGCAGGCGGCGGAGGCCGAGCGCGCGAGGGTCGCCGCGATCACGACCGTGGCGCGGGCCGAGGCCGCTCAGGCGGAGGCGGAGTCCGCCCGGGCACGAGCCGAGGGACTCGCCGCGGAGCTGGAGAAGAAGTGGGCGGAGGTGCCCGACCCGCGGTGA
- a CDS encoding VOC family protein: MNLRGFATISYWADDVVAAAAWYTELLGVEPYFERPGPDGVPAYIEFRIGDHEAELGLVSRAFAPPGLPTQPGGAIVYWHVDDLEGTVARLLELGATEYQPITVRGEGFVTAAVVDPFGNLLGVMYNPHYLEQLGQSR, from the coding sequence ATGAACCTTCGAGGATTTGCCACCATCAGCTACTGGGCCGACGACGTCGTCGCGGCGGCCGCCTGGTACACCGAGCTGCTCGGCGTCGAACCGTACTTCGAGCGCCCCGGGCCTGACGGCGTGCCCGCCTACATCGAGTTTCGCATCGGGGACCACGAGGCCGAGCTGGGTCTCGTCAGCCGTGCGTTCGCGCCGCCGGGCCTGCCCACACAGCCGGGCGGCGCGATCGTGTACTGGCATGTCGACGACCTGGAGGGCACGGTCGCGCGCTTGCTGGAGCTGGGCGCCACCGAGTACCAGCCGATCACCGTGCGCGGGGAGGGCTTTGTCACCGCCGCCGTCGTGGACCCGTTCGGGAACCTGCTCGGCGTCATGTACAACCCCCATTACCTGGAGCAGCTCGGGCAGAGCCGGTGA
- a CDS encoding alpha/beta fold hydrolase, whose protein sequence is MTSAPLTSAPEIINALLDLTAWAVFDVDPEGRILAGNDESGSLQLVELSPDGTRTQLTALPSRCTGRYVPGTRRVVVQHDNGGDEQMQLSLLDLATVSAPATLGDLTPLVHDPAYKHDLADVSADSVVFLTNRRDGIDFDVVVHDLATGTETTLYDGGGYLAAAIASHDRRSVAITVASSKPRSTQILVAGDHTAGNGSTAHAVTAPDEHAHHTQVAWAANDDTLVMASDHEREFAAVVRVRPDGTVWETLVEADDHDLEVVLSPDGTVMVVGHHQDGVTSLAVHEQGGAHRCDVALPDAGVPTVIWAPDSSRFAVHLTTPGDPGSILLVDAATGAVTTLVDGPAQIPAGLPISLPTVHRVPTPDGEQIPCFVHQPAPGADPALAGASVIVVHGGPEAEATRLFFPIVQALTGAGLTVLVPNVRGSAGYGKRWVSLDDVDKRLDSVADLAALHTWLPTLGLDPERSALFGGSYGGYMVLAGTTMQPDLWAAGIDIVGMSSLVTFLENTSEYRRAVREREYGSLEHDRDLLIKASPITYLDQLRAPLFVIHGANDPRVPLSEAEQIAAALADRGIRHELRVYADEGHGLAKRANRKDAYPAAIEFLAEILGRWA, encoded by the coding sequence GTGACTTCAGCACCCCTGACTTCCGCACCAGAGATCATCAACGCCCTGCTCGACCTGACCGCCTGGGCCGTCTTCGACGTCGACCCCGAGGGGCGGATCCTGGCGGGGAACGACGAGTCCGGCAGCTTGCAGCTCGTCGAGCTCTCGCCTGACGGCACCCGGACGCAGCTCACCGCGCTGCCGTCCCGCTGCACCGGGCGATACGTCCCAGGTACGCGCCGCGTGGTGGTGCAGCACGACAACGGAGGGGACGAGCAGATGCAGCTCAGCCTCCTCGACCTCGCGACGGTGTCCGCCCCCGCGACGCTCGGGGACCTCACTCCCCTGGTCCACGACCCCGCGTACAAGCACGACCTGGCCGACGTGTCTGCCGACTCGGTGGTGTTCCTGACCAACCGGCGCGACGGCATCGACTTCGACGTCGTAGTGCACGACCTGGCGACGGGCACCGAGACCACGCTGTACGACGGCGGCGGGTACCTCGCGGCCGCCATCGCCTCCCACGACCGGCGCTCCGTCGCGATCACCGTCGCCAGCAGCAAGCCCCGTTCCACACAGATACTGGTTGCGGGAGACCACACCGCTGGGAACGGCTCGACCGCGCACGCCGTCACCGCACCTGACGAGCACGCCCACCACACGCAGGTCGCCTGGGCTGCGAACGATGACACGCTCGTCATGGCTTCGGACCACGAGCGCGAGTTTGCTGCCGTCGTGCGAGTGCGTCCTGACGGCACGGTCTGGGAGACCCTCGTCGAGGCCGACGACCACGACCTCGAGGTAGTCCTCTCCCCCGACGGCACCGTGATGGTCGTGGGCCACCACCAGGACGGCGTCACCAGCCTGGCCGTGCACGAACAGGGCGGCGCCCACCGCTGCGACGTCGCGCTGCCCGACGCCGGTGTGCCCACCGTCATCTGGGCCCCCGACTCCTCACGGTTCGCCGTGCACCTCACCACCCCCGGCGACCCTGGGTCGATCCTTCTGGTCGACGCCGCTACCGGCGCCGTCACCACACTGGTCGACGGACCCGCCCAGATCCCCGCAGGCCTACCGATCTCGCTGCCCACCGTCCACCGCGTCCCCACCCCGGACGGCGAGCAGATCCCCTGCTTTGTGCACCAACCCGCACCGGGAGCCGACCCCGCCCTCGCCGGCGCATCCGTGATCGTCGTGCACGGCGGCCCCGAAGCCGAAGCGACGCGCCTGTTCTTCCCGATCGTCCAGGCACTCACCGGCGCCGGACTCACCGTGCTCGTCCCCAACGTCCGCGGCTCCGCCGGCTACGGCAAGCGCTGGGTCAGCCTGGACGACGTCGACAAGAGGCTCGACTCCGTCGCCGACCTAGCCGCCCTGCACACCTGGCTCCCCACGCTCGGCCTCGACCCGGAACGAAGCGCACTCTTCGGCGGGTCCTACGGCGGCTACATGGTCCTGGCCGGCACAACCATGCAGCCCGACCTGTGGGCCGCCGGAATCGACATCGTCGGCATGTCGTCACTCGTCACCTTCCTCGAGAACACCTCCGAGTACCGCCGCGCCGTCCGCGAACGCGAGTACGGCAGCCTCGAGCACGACCGGGACCTACTCATCAAGGCCTCGCCCATCACCTACCTCGACCAGCTCCGCGCACCACTCTTCGTGATCCACGGCGCCAACGACCCACGCGTCCCCCTGTCCGAGGCGGAGCAGATCGCCGCGGCGCTCGCGGACCGCGGCATCCGGCACGAGCTGCGGGTCTATGCGGACGAGGGTCACGGGCTGGCCAAACGAGCCAACCGGAAGGATGCCTACCCGGCCGCGATCGAGTTCCTCGCCGAAATTCTGGGGCGCTGGGCGTGA
- a CDS encoding CehA/McbA family metallohydrolase, protein MTREERRLRLSIDDQIENRYLEVPFEIPPGPAGKALEVTLEFDRDAAVIDLGCRDPGRWRGWSGGARSRFAITQGAATPGYEPGELVTGEWAVVLGLHRMPAEPIDVTVTIVTGVDAGPVEDEPPAPPPPSDSEHRTGLGRDLPAPDGLTWYAGDTHAHTTHSDGSLSIAQLTAAAVGRGLDFLAVTDHNTVSHHAHLPGVGAAYDICLLPGQEVTTHAGHANAFGDIGWVDFRRPAAQWLSDVTERGGLLSVNHPIQDDCAWLFPVRTGFLELWHISWFLDLTATGAWAYLRGYNGLPDGGTTSGGRPGTTSPAGGPVLLGGSDFHTPEQGFPPGTPTTWVAAEDRTPEAILDAIRQGRTAISRFPGPGEPALVRVGDDLVAVDADGTVLVEGLDLGGIPEVAGGQGRADRPGNGRRRRVRGDRVTFSAPPEHGPYRLEAADRTLLAISA, encoded by the coding sequence GTGACCCGCGAGGAGCGCCGCCTGCGCCTGTCGATCGACGACCAGATCGAGAACCGGTACCTCGAGGTGCCGTTCGAGATACCTCCGGGGCCCGCCGGGAAAGCCCTGGAGGTGACCCTCGAGTTCGACCGGGACGCCGCGGTGATCGACCTGGGCTGCCGCGACCCCGGACGCTGGCGCGGATGGTCGGGCGGCGCGCGGTCTCGCTTCGCGATCACGCAGGGCGCAGCCACACCGGGTTACGAGCCCGGTGAGCTCGTCACCGGCGAGTGGGCGGTGGTGCTCGGCCTGCACCGGATGCCGGCCGAGCCCATCGACGTCACGGTCACCATCGTGACCGGGGTCGACGCCGGCCCGGTCGAGGACGAACCACCGGCGCCGCCCCCGCCGTCGGACAGCGAGCACCGGACCGGGCTCGGCCGTGACCTCCCCGCGCCCGACGGGCTGACCTGGTACGCGGGCGACACGCACGCACATACCACCCACTCGGACGGGTCGCTCAGCATTGCCCAGCTGACCGCCGCAGCAGTGGGTCGCGGCCTGGACTTCCTCGCCGTGACCGACCACAACACCGTCTCCCACCACGCGCACCTGCCTGGTGTGGGCGCCGCGTACGACATCTGCCTCCTGCCCGGGCAGGAGGTGACCACGCATGCGGGGCACGCGAACGCGTTCGGCGACATCGGCTGGGTGGACTTCCGTCGCCCGGCGGCGCAGTGGCTCTCCGACGTCACCGAGCGCGGTGGGCTGTTGTCCGTCAACCATCCGATCCAGGACGACTGCGCCTGGCTGTTTCCCGTGCGGACGGGGTTCCTCGAGCTGTGGCACATCTCGTGGTTCCTCGACCTGACGGCCACGGGGGCGTGGGCCTACCTGCGCGGGTACAACGGCCTGCCTGACGGCGGTACCACCAGCGGCGGCCGGCCCGGTACCACCAGCCCGGCCGGCGGTCCTGTACTGCTGGGCGGTAGCGACTTTCACACGCCGGAGCAGGGTTTCCCGCCCGGCACGCCTACCACCTGGGTCGCCGCCGAGGACCGTACGCCCGAGGCGATCCTGGACGCGATCCGGCAGGGACGCACCGCCATCAGTAGGTTTCCCGGGCCGGGCGAGCCCGCACTGGTGCGCGTGGGCGACGACCTCGTCGCCGTGGACGCGGACGGCACGGTACTCGTGGAGGGTCTCGACCTCGGGGGAATTCCTGAGGTCGCCGGAGGTCAAGGTCGCGCGGACCGGCCGGGGAACGGCCGACGACGCCGGGTGCGCGGCGACCGGGTGACGTTCTCCGCGCCACCCGAGCACGGCCCCTACCGGCTGGAGGCCGCGGACCGTACCCTGCTCGCGATCAGCGCGTGA
- a CDS encoding MFS transporter, whose protein sequence is MDAERGTSPVRYGVGMFGTSLPINLVKGSMLYVYVELLGLDAVVYATVYAVYGVLDALDNPLFGHLSDRTRSRWGRRRPYLVTGALVLAATTIALFSVPGPVADSAVGLAVWFAVFAITTEMADSLINASYGALLPELFTQERRRATANAVRQGAQLVALVIALALTPVLARNVLGTEGSTVGYGRLAVIFGVVAAAVILWTAFGVREDPALDAEPRPQFFRSVGQILSTSQFWTVGVVNACYGSAMALVLGGLQLYVDHTLNGSALDASILQLVVIAVAIGMLSVWAAVVRRKGAAWTWRLALPVAAVGFVPMYFATDLLTGILAGLSVAVGYSGVLATNDLVIARVLDADAARHGTHRSGLFLAAFGVLGRLNGLVTAGALTSLALWFGYRSGADPGPDPGQAFRVYLSVYPFALLVIGTTVSRFIRLPAAPEAADSPYGPAAGPNAAGPNVEPDAGPDSAPVTR, encoded by the coding sequence GTGGACGCCGAACGCGGGACCTCGCCGGTGCGCTACGGCGTCGGCATGTTCGGCACGTCGCTGCCGATCAACCTCGTCAAGGGCTCGATGCTCTACGTGTACGTCGAGCTGCTCGGTCTGGACGCCGTCGTCTACGCGACCGTGTACGCGGTGTACGGGGTGCTCGACGCCCTGGACAACCCGCTGTTCGGGCACCTGTCGGACCGGACACGGTCGCGGTGGGGGCGCCGCCGGCCGTACCTGGTGACCGGCGCTCTGGTGCTGGCCGCCACGACGATCGCCCTGTTCTCCGTGCCGGGGCCCGTCGCGGACTCCGCCGTCGGGCTCGCGGTGTGGTTCGCCGTCTTCGCGATCACCACCGAGATGGCCGACTCCCTGATCAACGCCAGCTACGGCGCGCTGCTGCCCGAGCTGTTCACCCAGGAGCGACGCCGCGCGACGGCGAACGCGGTGCGGCAGGGCGCCCAGCTCGTGGCCCTGGTCATCGCGCTCGCGCTGACGCCTGTCCTGGCGCGCAACGTGCTCGGTACCGAGGGTTCCACGGTGGGCTACGGGCGCCTCGCGGTGATCTTCGGGGTGGTGGCCGCCGCCGTCATCCTCTGGACCGCCTTCGGCGTGCGGGAGGACCCGGCGCTCGACGCGGAGCCCCGGCCACAGTTCTTCCGGTCGGTAGGGCAGATCCTGTCGACGTCGCAGTTCTGGACGGTCGGGGTCGTCAACGCCTGCTACGGGTCCGCTATGGCCCTGGTGCTGGGCGGTCTCCAGCTGTACGTGGACCACACGCTGAACGGCTCGGCGCTGGACGCGAGCATCCTGCAGCTGGTCGTGATCGCCGTCGCGATCGGGATGCTCAGCGTGTGGGCGGCAGTCGTGCGCCGCAAGGGCGCCGCGTGGACGTGGCGGCTCGCACTGCCGGTCGCGGCCGTGGGGTTCGTGCCGATGTACTTCGCGACCGACCTGCTCACCGGGATCCTCGCCGGGCTCTCCGTGGCGGTCGGCTACTCGGGCGTGCTCGCCACGAACGACCTGGTCATCGCCCGTGTGCTGGACGCCGACGCCGCACGCCACGGCACGCACCGCAGCGGGCTGTTCCTGGCGGCGTTCGGCGTGCTGGGCCGGCTCAACGGCCTGGTGACGGCGGGGGCGCTGACGTCGCTGGCCCTGTGGTTCGGCTACCGTTCGGGCGCCGACCCCGGTCCCGACCCGGGGCAGGCGTTCCGCGTCTACCTGAGCGTGTACCCGTTCGCGCTGCTCGTGATCGGCACAACGGTCTCCCGCTTCATCCGCCTGCCGGCGGCGCCGGAGGCGGCGGACTCGCCCTACGGTCCGGCTGCTGGACCGAACGCTGCTGGACCGAACGTCGAGCCCGACGCCGGACCAGACTCGGCGCCCGTCACGCGCTGA
- a CDS encoding ChbG/HpnK family deacetylase → MTRSLVLTADDAGLDPDADREIAALLAGSPLTAVGVITAADPADQAGRGHHGRRVDDVGPSPGEPGAPAAGGAARAVELIAKAAPDVAPGVHVVLPVPEPDGGFDDVVDRIIAQVTALSQATAAVGLPAPDRLDSHQGTLYGLRGRSYLGEAIGLCARLGLALRLPRGLELYGDDDPVLTEPGVRARHAMAVAAADAAGVPLPRVIGTHRGGDLEARDYPTLRDHYLRLLERLPEGTSEIFLHPSPDTARLRATSAGWWQKRTWELRLLGDPDFIREIERQGIDLVGRW, encoded by the coding sequence ATGACGCGCAGCCTCGTCCTCACCGCAGACGACGCCGGGCTCGACCCCGACGCGGACCGTGAGATCGCCGCACTCCTGGCCGGCTCACCGCTGACGGCCGTAGGCGTGATCACGGCCGCGGATCCGGCAGACCAGGCCGGGCGCGGCCACCACGGCAGGCGCGTCGACGACGTCGGGCCCAGCCCGGGAGAGCCCGGCGCACCGGCGGCCGGTGGTGCGGCTCGCGCCGTCGAGCTCATCGCCAAAGCCGCGCCCGACGTGGCACCGGGAGTGCACGTCGTCCTGCCGGTGCCCGAACCGGATGGCGGCTTCGACGACGTCGTCGACCGGATCATCGCCCAGGTCACGGCGCTGAGCCAGGCCACGGCCGCCGTCGGCTTGCCTGCGCCGGACCGCCTGGACTCCCACCAGGGCACGCTGTACGGGCTGCGAGGCCGCTCCTACCTCGGCGAGGCGATCGGCCTGTGCGCGCGGCTCGGGCTCGCGCTCCGCCTGCCCCGCGGCCTGGAGCTGTACGGCGACGACGACCCGGTGCTCACCGAGCCCGGCGTCCGGGCACGGCACGCGATGGCAGTAGCAGCGGCGGACGCCGCCGGCGTGCCACTGCCCCGGGTGATCGGCACGCACCGCGGCGGCGACCTCGAGGCACGCGACTACCCGACGCTGCGTGACCACTACCTGCGGCTGCTGGAGCGGCTGCCGGAGGGGACGAGCGAGATCTTCCTGCACCCGTCCCCGGACACGGCGCGCCTGCGCGCGACGTCGGCCGGCTGGTGGCAGAAGCGGACGTGGGAGCTGCGCCTGCTGGGCGACCCGGACTTCATCCGGGAGATCGAGCGGCAGGGCATCGACCTCGTCGGCAGGTGGTGA
- a CDS encoding FMN reductase — translation MTESVGNTARTIAVVHAGLGQPSSTRLLADRLADATARELKALGHDVTIEMIELRDHGHAIIDAMLTGFPTGDLARAIETITRADGVIAVTPLFTTTYSGLFKSFVDILDKEALTGTPVLLGATGGTPRHSLALEYSMRPLFTYLRADVVTTSVFAATDDWAQAGDDDGHNDGGSSAQLALPSLPQRIERAGRSLADVVSGRAPHAKPADPFAGTPSFLDMLGGE, via the coding sequence GTGACCGAATCCGTCGGGAACACCGCCCGCACCATCGCCGTCGTGCACGCGGGCCTGGGCCAGCCGTCGTCGACCCGGCTGCTGGCCGACCGCCTCGCCGACGCGACGGCACGCGAGCTCAAGGCTCTCGGCCACGACGTGACGATCGAGATGATCGAGCTGCGCGACCACGGTCACGCGATCATCGACGCCATGCTCACCGGGTTCCCCACGGGCGACCTCGCGCGCGCCATCGAGACGATCACGCGGGCCGACGGCGTCATCGCCGTCACCCCGCTGTTCACCACCACCTACTCGGGGCTGTTCAAGTCGTTCGTCGACATCCTCGACAAGGAAGCCCTGACCGGCACTCCCGTGCTGCTCGGCGCGACCGGCGGTACGCCGCGCCACTCGCTCGCACTCGAGTACTCGATGCGGCCCCTGTTCACCTACCTGCGCGCCGACGTCGTCACGACGTCGGTCTTCGCGGCAACCGACGACTGGGCACAGGCCGGAGACGACGACGGGCACAACGACGGGGGCAGCTCCGCCCAGCTCGCTCTGCCGTCCCTGCCCCAGCGCATCGAGCGGGCCGGCCGATCCCTCGCCGACGTCGTCTCCGGACGCGCCCCGCACGCCAAGCCCGCCGACCCGTTCGCCGGCACCCCGAGCTTCCTGGACATGCTGGGCGGAGAGTGA
- a CDS encoding LLM class flavin-dependent oxidoreductase, protein MQFGIFSVSDVTTDPTTGHTPDDTERVRSMLTIAKHADEAGLDVFATGEHHNPPFVASSPTTMLGYLAGVTKNITLSTATTLITTNDPVRIAEEYAMLQVISDGRMDLMMGRGNTGPVYPWFGQDIRQGIPLAIENYALVRRLWTEDVVDWEGKFRTPLQGFTSTPRPLDGVPPFVWHGSIRSPEIAEQAAYYGDGFLHNNIFWPISHTKQMVQFYRGRFEHYGHGRADQAIVGLGGQAFVRKNSQDAWNEFRPYFDNAPVYGHGPTMEDFTRDTPLTVGSPQQVIDRYGSFIDDVGYYQRQLFLTDHAGLPLKTVLEQIDLLASDVVPELRKIADAKRPDDVPANPPTHAERVAAARAKGEAGATHVGDGGDEYTGKRAEEVEEVLS, encoded by the coding sequence ATGCAGTTCGGGATCTTCAGTGTCAGCGACGTGACGACGGACCCGACGACGGGGCACACCCCGGACGACACCGAGCGCGTCCGCTCGATGCTCACCATCGCCAAGCACGCGGACGAGGCAGGCCTCGACGTGTTCGCCACCGGCGAGCACCACAACCCGCCGTTCGTCGCTTCCAGCCCGACGACGATGCTCGGCTACCTGGCCGGCGTCACCAAGAACATCACCCTGTCGACGGCCACGACACTGATCACGACCAACGACCCGGTCCGTATCGCCGAGGAGTACGCGATGCTCCAGGTCATCTCGGACGGCCGGATGGACCTCATGATGGGCCGCGGCAACACCGGTCCCGTCTACCCCTGGTTCGGGCAGGACATCCGCCAGGGCATCCCGCTCGCCATCGAGAACTACGCGCTCGTGCGCCGGCTCTGGACCGAGGACGTCGTGGACTGGGAGGGCAAGTTCCGCACCCCGCTGCAGGGCTTCACCTCCACCCCGCGCCCGCTGGACGGCGTGCCGCCGTTCGTGTGGCACGGCTCGATCCGCAGCCCCGAGATCGCCGAGCAGGCCGCTTACTACGGCGACGGGTTCCTGCACAACAACATCTTCTGGCCGATCAGCCACACCAAGCAGATGGTGCAGTTCTACCGCGGGCGGTTCGAGCACTACGGCCACGGCCGGGCCGACCAGGCGATCGTCGGTCTCGGTGGCCAGGCCTTCGTCCGCAAGAACAGCCAGGACGCCTGGAACGAGTTCCGCCCGTACTTCGACAACGCGCCCGTCTACGGCCACGGCCCCACCATGGAGGACTTCACGCGCGACACACCGCTGACCGTGGGCTCCCCGCAGCAGGTCATCGACCGGTACGGGTCCTTCATCGACGACGTCGGCTACTACCAGCGCCAGCTGTTCCTCACCGACCACGCGGGCCTGCCGCTGAAGACGGTGCTGGAGCAGATCGACCTGCTGGCCTCCGACGTCGTGCCGGAGCTGCGCAAGATCGCCGACGCCAAGCGGCCCGACGACGTGCCTGCCAACCCGCCCACGCACGCCGAGCGGGTAGCCGCCGCGCGGGCCAAGGGCGAGGCCGGAGCCACGCATGTGGGCGACGGCGGCGACGAGTACACCGGCAAGCGGGCCGAAGAGGTAGAAGAGGTCCTGTCGTGA
- a CDS encoding RNA polymerase-binding protein RbpA has product MPDRSLRGMSIGSKSMESDEGVDFAPRFQAYYDCPNGHTIILPFATDADVPPIWECRCGEEALLRDAEKPEPKATKPQRTHWDMLLERRTVKELEDLLDERLELLRAGKLRRSA; this is encoded by the coding sequence GTGCCCGACCGGTCCCTGCGCGGTATGAGCATCGGTAGTAAGAGCATGGAGTCCGACGAGGGCGTGGACTTCGCCCCTCGGTTCCAGGCCTACTACGACTGCCCCAACGGCCACACCATCATCCTGCCCTTTGCCACCGATGCCGACGTGCCCCCGATCTGGGAATGCCGTTGCGGCGAGGAGGCGCTCCTGCGCGACGCCGAGAAGCCGGAGCCCAAGGCGACCAAGCCGCAGCGCACCCACTGGGACATGCTGCTGGAGCGCCGCACGGTGAAGGAGCTCGAAGACCTGCTCGACGAGCGCCTCGAGCTGCTGCGCGCCGGCAAGCTGCGCCGCTCCGCCTGA
- the lnt gene encoding apolipoprotein N-acyltransferase, whose product MRLPEPSRLLTLFLAVAGGLVLWAAFPDAAVWPAAFVAVAALYWSLGRDNAWWNFLIGLLFGLAFFLPHLWWAHESTATAPWIAMSVVEALFLAGFGALWTWVRRTRFLRRRGWRLAAAFAVLFVAVEQWRAEVPFGGFPWGRLAWTMVDAPTGRAAWLGGTVLVSLLVAFAGVLLALTVAGLVRAARHRTQQGDGAPHAVGRAAGALTLGVAIAVVPLVLPLPTSASAGSVETPEGGEVYDAGSDLAQDGTLWAGAVQGNVGEPGLGAFANRAEVLNNHLEGTYVLAEDYAGELDVVLWPENGSDLDPQTAPDVARGLDAASTAVGAPILVGAQEFPGSGGRYNVSLLWQAGSGVIGRYAKQHPAPFGEYMPMRSILRVFSDQVDRVQTDMIAGVNPPYVDVPSRLGQGDYRLGTIICFEVAYDEIIRDAVLEGAQVLVIPTNNASFGFTAESTQQLAMSRMQAITTGRATVQISTVGVSGVITPDGTVVRQTGLFEADQFVTQLPLRSSITPAVAAGYWPGWVVGGLAVVLVVAGVVGGVGARRRARLAGIHEQM is encoded by the coding sequence GTGCGCCTGCCTGAGCCGTCCCGGCTGCTGACCCTGTTCCTCGCGGTAGCCGGTGGCCTCGTCCTCTGGGCCGCGTTCCCGGACGCCGCAGTGTGGCCCGCCGCGTTCGTCGCCGTCGCCGCCCTGTACTGGTCGCTCGGCCGGGACAACGCCTGGTGGAACTTCCTGATCGGCCTCCTGTTCGGCCTCGCGTTCTTCCTGCCCCACCTGTGGTGGGCACACGAGTCGACCGCCACCGCGCCGTGGATCGCGATGTCGGTCGTGGAGGCGCTGTTCCTGGCCGGGTTCGGTGCCCTGTGGACCTGGGTGCGGCGCACCCGGTTCCTGCGCCGCCGCGGCTGGCGGCTCGCCGCGGCGTTCGCCGTGCTGTTCGTAGCCGTGGAGCAGTGGCGCGCCGAGGTCCCGTTCGGCGGGTTCCCCTGGGGCCGCCTCGCGTGGACCATGGTCGACGCCCCGACCGGGCGCGCCGCCTGGCTCGGCGGCACCGTCCTGGTGAGCCTGCTGGTCGCCTTCGCGGGCGTGCTGCTCGCCCTGACCGTGGCCGGCCTGGTCCGGGCGGCACGGCACCGCACTCAGCAGGGCGACGGCGCCCCGCACGCGGTGGGCCGCGCCGCCGGCGCCCTCACGCTGGGCGTCGCGATCGCCGTCGTACCGCTCGTGCTGCCCCTGCCCACCTCCGCGAGCGCCGGGAGTGTCGAGACGCCGGAGGGTGGCGAGGTGTACGACGCCGGGAGTGACTTGGCCCAGGACGGCACGCTGTGGGCGGGTGCGGTGCAGGGCAATGTGGGGGAGCCGGGTCTGGGTGCGTTCGCGAACCGGGCGGAGGTGCTGAACAACCACCTGGAGGGTACGTACGTGCTGGCCGAGGACTATGCGGGTGAGCTCGACGTGGTGCTGTGGCCGGAGAACGGCAGCGATCTGGACCCGCAGACGGCGCCTGATGTTGCGCGGGGGCTGGATGCGGCGTCGACGGCGGTGGGGGCGCCGATCCTGGTGGGGGCGCAGGAGTTCCCGGGCAGTGGTGGGCGGTACAACGTGTCGCTGCTGTGGCAGGCGGGCAGTGGTGTGATCGGGCGGTATGCGAAGCAGCATCCGGCGCCGTTCGGTGAGTACATGCCGATGCGGTCGATCCTGCGGGTGTTCTCGGACCAGGTGGACCGGGTGCAGACGGACATGATCGCGGGGGTGAACCCGCCGTACGTGGATGTGCCGAGTCGGCTGGGTCAGGGGGACTACCGGTTGGGCACGATCATCTGTTTCGAGGTGGCGTACGACGAGATCATCCGGGACGCGGTCCTTGAGGGGGCGCAGGTGCTGGTGATCCCGACGAACAATGCGTCGTTCGGGTTCACGGCGGAGTCGACGCAGCAGCTGGCGATGTCGCGGATGCAGGCGATCACGACGGGGCGGGCGACGGTGCAGATCTCGACGGTGGGTGTTTCGGGGGTGATCACGCCGGACGGCACGGTGGTGCGGCAGACGGGCCTGTTCGAGGCCGACCAGTTCGTGACGCAGCTGCCGTTGCGGTCCTCGATCACGCCGGCTGTGGCGGCCGGGTACTGGCCGGGCTGGGTGGTCGGTGGGCTCGCCGTCGTCCTGGTGGTGGCGGGTGTCGTGGGCGGGGTCGGTGCCCGACGGCGGGCGCGGCTGGCCGGGATCCATGAGCAGATGTGA